In Mucilaginibacter sp. KACC 22063, the genomic stretch TAAACCTTCTTGTATAGCCTGGATGATAAGACCTGTAATCAAAGAGATTGATTTGGTAGCGTCATCATTAGCCGGGATAGGGAAGTCGATGTTTGAAGGATCAGAGTTAGTATCCACCATTGCAAAGGTTGGGATATTTAACTTTAAAGCTTCAGAAACTGCGATATGCTCTTTCTTAACGTCAATCAGGAATAAAGCTGCAGGTAAACGGTTAAGATCAGAGATACCACCTAAAAGGCTCTCTAATTTAATACGCTCACGCTGAATCATTAAACGCTCTTTCTTAGAAAGGTTGCTGTAAGTACCGTCTTTAGTCAGTTTATCGATGTTTGACATCTTTTTGATTGACTTGCGTACAGTAGCAAAGTTAGTTAACATACCACCTAACCAACGCTCGGTTACGAAAGGCATGTTTACTGATTTTGCGTAATCGGCAACGATATCTTTCGCTTGCTTTTTAGTAGCTACGAATA encodes the following:
- the rpsB gene encoding 30S ribosomal protein S2, which gives rise to MARTTYQDLLDAGVHFGHLTRKWDPKMAQYIFMERNGIHIIDLNKTLTKVEEAASAIKQIVKSGRKVLFVATKKQAKDIVADYAKSVNMPFVTERWLGGMLTNFATVRKSIKKMSNIDKLTKDGTYSNLSKKERLMIQRERIKLESLLGGISDLNRLPAALFLIDVKKEHIAVSEALKLNIPTFAMVDTNSDPSNIDFPIPANDDATKSISLITGLIIQAIQEGLDERKREKEDEAEKEAVAAKTKADAPETTSGGRGAKRVSAEAETTEEAASEE